From Paenibacillus physcomitrellae, the proteins below share one genomic window:
- a CDS encoding class I SAM-dependent methyltransferase encodes MIITTGEHESPKTVMRAKELAEAEQGALYVRRSGRSLDELRARCGDKDILVILENGVRLAGEAERPMDFHPSMSYVRAKRVLKGEKDLMLEAACVALGDVIVDCTAGLGADAMMFAVGTGDQGRVIALESSFPLYMLLKEGLRTYRAKVEAFNEALKRIEVRHTDHLAGLKALPDKSADIVYFDPMFRDPTLESSSISPLRAYANGEPLSHAAIEEARRVARKTVVLKEKRDSGEFERLGFAIPERNRTKITYGVMHLDR; translated from the coding sequence TTGATAATTACAACCGGAGAGCATGAATCTCCGAAGACGGTAATGCGAGCCAAGGAGCTGGCAGAAGCTGAACAAGGGGCTTTATATGTCCGCAGATCAGGCCGTTCGCTGGACGAGCTAAGAGCCCGCTGCGGAGATAAGGACATCCTGGTTATACTGGAGAACGGGGTCAGGCTGGCCGGAGAAGCGGAGCGGCCGATGGACTTTCACCCCAGCATGTCCTACGTCCGCGCCAAGCGGGTGCTCAAAGGCGAGAAGGATTTGATGCTTGAGGCCGCCTGTGTTGCGCTGGGCGATGTCATCGTCGATTGTACGGCGGGTCTTGGAGCCGATGCGATGATGTTCGCGGTGGGTACAGGCGATCAGGGACGTGTAATCGCACTGGAAAGCTCTTTTCCCCTGTATATGCTGCTCAAAGAAGGGCTGCGGACCTACCGGGCCAAGGTCGAAGCGTTTAACGAAGCGCTGAAGCGGATCGAGGTCCGCCATACAGATCATCTGGCAGGTCTCAAGGCGCTACCGGACAAGAGTGCGGACATCGTCTATTTTGATCCGATGTTCCGGGATCCGACGCTGGAGTCGTCCTCAATCTCCCCGCTCAGAGCGTATGCCAATGGCGAACCGTTGTCGCACGCTGCGATAGAGGAAGCAAGACGGGTGGCCCGCAAGACGGTTGTGCTGAAGGAGAAAAGGGACAGCGGCGAATTTGAACGTCTCGGATTTGCCATCCCGGAGCGAAACCGCACCAAAATTACGTACGGAGTGATGCATCTTGACCGCTGA
- the mutL gene encoding DNA mismatch repair endonuclease MutL gives MGKIQVLDEHIANQIAAGEVVERPASVIKELIENSIDAGATKIEVSVEEGGLDSIRITDNGSGIDPEDCETAFYRHATSKLSSSRDLYQIRTLGFRGEALPSIAAVAKVKLLTANSDSGLGRQVVIEGGSLKSAEDAPAPQGTDITVKELFYNTPARLKYMKTIQTELGHISDVVYRQALAHPEIGFVLRHNANLLLQTQGNGDLLQVIASIYGNNAAKSMLSISAEDPDYKITGYIGRPELTRSNRAGMSTIVNGRFIRNPALQQAIMRAYHTLLPIGRYPLLVLELQMHPSLVDVNVHPAKLEVRFSKEAELTAFVEAAIKETLSQEVLIPQVVKQKISRGSSSSIIQEQFHFSAPPAQPLDVTAGAGTGILNGTGQADNNAVKRAGFDPQGDPKEAKPSEQQIGSAESVTQASGLSGEAAQAGAPQAETGLYAESDPPVRTGELVREQAAAARPYADYSGTGAGSSQLDASGRIGRPDSGAAARPAAGAAQNRGTGGGGAGFASSMNRNAAVPASAGRLYESPAESAGLPAFPELTYIGQHHGTYLIANNDTGLYLIDQHAAHERVNYEYFYEKFGAPADASQELLLPITVEFTPSESAKLKERLHWFEQVGVVLEHFGGQTFRVVSLPYWFPQGEEAALVEEMAEWVLNERTIDLAKLREKSSILVSCKASIKANQKLTEDEANTLLKRLAACRQPYTCPHGRPIVVSFTSYDLEKLFKRVM, from the coding sequence ATGGGGAAAATACAAGTACTGGACGAGCATATTGCCAACCAGATCGCCGCTGGCGAAGTGGTCGAGCGTCCTGCGTCCGTTATCAAAGAGTTGATTGAGAACTCCATAGATGCTGGGGCGACAAAGATTGAGGTCAGCGTCGAGGAAGGCGGGCTGGACAGCATCCGGATTACCGATAATGGTTCGGGGATCGATCCGGAGGATTGCGAGACGGCCTTTTACCGCCATGCTACCAGCAAGCTGAGCAGCAGCCGTGATCTGTACCAGATCCGGACGTTAGGTTTCCGGGGGGAGGCGCTGCCGAGTATTGCGGCGGTAGCCAAGGTTAAATTGCTTACCGCCAACAGTGACAGCGGGCTTGGCCGGCAGGTGGTGATTGAAGGCGGCAGCCTGAAATCTGCTGAAGACGCCCCGGCACCGCAGGGAACGGATATAACGGTGAAGGAATTATTTTACAACACTCCGGCAAGGCTGAAATATATGAAGACGATTCAAACCGAGCTGGGGCATATTTCGGACGTTGTTTACCGGCAGGCGCTGGCTCACCCGGAGATCGGCTTTGTGCTGCGGCATAACGCAAACCTGCTGCTTCAGACGCAGGGAAATGGAGATTTGCTGCAGGTTATTGCCTCTATTTACGGGAATAATGCGGCCAAAAGCATGCTAAGCATCTCCGCCGAAGATCCCGACTACAAAATTACCGGATATATCGGGCGTCCCGAGCTGACCAGATCCAACCGGGCGGGCATGTCGACCATTGTAAATGGCCGGTTTATTCGCAATCCGGCTTTGCAGCAGGCGATCATGCGGGCTTACCATACCCTTTTGCCTATTGGACGGTATCCGCTCCTGGTGCTGGAGCTTCAAATGCATCCTTCACTGGTAGACGTCAATGTGCATCCGGCCAAGCTGGAAGTAAGGTTCAGCAAAGAGGCTGAGCTGACCGCTTTTGTCGAAGCAGCCATTAAAGAGACGTTGTCTCAAGAGGTGCTGATTCCACAGGTCGTCAAACAGAAGATCAGCAGAGGCAGCAGCAGCTCCATCATTCAGGAGCAGTTCCATTTCTCGGCCCCTCCTGCACAGCCTTTGGATGTAACAGCGGGGGCTGGAACCGGGATTCTGAATGGAACTGGACAGGCTGACAACAACGCTGTGAAGCGGGCTGGTTTCGATCCTCAAGGAGATCCGAAGGAAGCCAAGCCTTCCGAACAGCAAATTGGATCTGCAGAATCGGTGACACAGGCATCCGGTTTATCCGGAGAAGCGGCTCAAGCCGGTGCGCCGCAAGCGGAAACTGGTTTGTATGCGGAGAGCGATCCGCCGGTCCGCACCGGCGAGCTTGTACGTGAGCAAGCAGCGGCAGCACGGCCTTATGCCGATTATTCAGGCACAGGGGCCGGTTCAAGCCAACTGGACGCCTCAGGCCGTATAGGGCGGCCGGATTCGGGGGCCGCTGCGCGGCCTGCGGCTGGAGCGGCCCAGAACCGGGGAACAGGCGGAGGGGGAGCAGGCTTTGCCAGTTCCATGAATCGAAATGCCGCTGTTCCGGCTTCAGCCGGTCGGCTGTATGAATCCCCTGCAGAATCGGCGGGGCTGCCGGCCTTCCCGGAGCTGACCTATATCGGACAGCATCATGGCACCTACTTGATAGCCAACAACGATACGGGGCTATATTTGATTGACCAGCATGCGGCTCACGAACGGGTCAATTATGAATATTTCTATGAGAAGTTTGGAGCGCCTGCTGATGCTTCGCAGGAGCTGCTTCTGCCGATTACGGTTGAGTTTACGCCGTCTGAAAGCGCCAAGCTGAAAGAAAGACTGCATTGGTTTGAGCAGGTCGGCGTTGTGCTGGAGCATTTTGGCGGCCAGACCTTCCGTGTCGTTTCTCTGCCGTATTGGTTTCCGCAGGGCGAAGAAGCTGCTCTTGTGGAAGAAATGGCCGAATGGGTGCTGAACGAACGTACGATTGATTTGGCTAAGCTGAGAGAGAAATCTTCGATCCTCGTCTCCTGCAAAGCTTCGATCAAAGCCAACCAGAAGCTCACAGAGGATGAAGCGAACACGCTGCTCAAGCGGCTTGCTGCTTGCCGTCAGCCTTATACGTGCCCGCACGGCCGGCCGATTGTAGTCTCCTTCACCAGCTATGATCTGGAGAAGCTGTTCAAGCGAGTTATGTGA